A DNA window from Paenibacillus sp. HWE-109 contains the following coding sequences:
- a CDS encoding galactitol-1-phosphate 5-dehydrogenase, giving the protein MNKLMNAAVLHAPADLRYEQVAVPSYEDNEVLVRVRAAGVCGSDLGRVMKTGTYSFPTIPGHEFCGEVAAVGAGVKDFKPGDRVAVAPILPCGTCEFCESGDYGLCDNYNYLGSRTHGGYAEYTVAPSRNLIRLPDSLSFVEGAMVEPAAVTLHGMMRVGVNVGDTVAVLGCGTIGLFAIQFAKIMGATQVIAADVAVDKLELAKQLGADVVINSGELDAAQKIKEFTGGKGVHVAVETAGVVQTQEQCLRITKKKGRVLYLGTAHRDVVLPPKSFECIVRNELTLVGSWNSYSAPFPGVEWQATIDYVKSGALKLQPLVTHTFRLSDAPSVFVDLVERKYPFTKVIYEI; this is encoded by the coding sequence ATGAACAAGCTCATGAATGCTGCAGTCTTACATGCACCTGCCGACCTGAGATATGAACAGGTAGCTGTGCCGTCCTATGAAGACAATGAAGTTCTGGTGCGTGTCCGGGCAGCTGGCGTTTGCGGCTCCGACTTGGGACGCGTCATGAAGACGGGAACGTACAGCTTTCCAACGATTCCAGGCCATGAATTTTGCGGCGAAGTTGCCGCGGTCGGCGCTGGTGTGAAGGATTTCAAACCAGGCGACCGCGTGGCCGTCGCTCCTATTCTCCCATGTGGAACCTGCGAGTTTTGCGAATCAGGAGATTACGGACTCTGCGATAACTATAACTATCTCGGTTCCAGAACGCACGGCGGATATGCCGAGTATACGGTCGCTCCATCCAGAAACCTGATCAGGCTGCCAGACAGCTTATCATTCGTCGAGGGAGCCATGGTTGAACCGGCGGCTGTCACTTTGCATGGCATGATGCGTGTTGGCGTTAATGTTGGCGATACGGTTGCTGTTCTTGGATGCGGCACAATCGGTTTATTCGCGATACAATTCGCCAAAATTATGGGTGCGACCCAGGTGATAGCGGCGGATGTCGCTGTGGATAAGCTGGAACTCGCGAAACAGCTCGGTGCTGATGTCGTGATAAATTCAGGTGAGCTCGACGCTGCTCAGAAGATTAAGGAGTTTACTGGCGGCAAAGGGGTTCATGTCGCTGTAGAAACGGCCGGGGTCGTACAAACTCAAGAGCAATGTTTGAGAATAACGAAGAAAAAAGGACGCGTTCTCTATTTAGGAACTGCACATAGGGATGTCGTTTTACCTCCCAAAAGTTTTGAATGCATCGTCAGAAATGAATTGACCCTTGTCGGCTCATGGAACTCTTACAGTGCCCCCTTTCCAGGCGTAGAATGGCAAGCAACTATCGATTATGTGAAGAGCGGCGCTTTAAAGCTGCAACCGCTAGTAACTCATACCTTCAGGCTTTCTGATGCTCCCAGCGTGTTCGTTGATCTTGTAGAACGCAAGTATCCTTTCACCAAAGTTATTTATGAGATCTAA
- a CDS encoding zinc-dependent dehydrogenase, with translation MKAAYYYGIGDIRIEDVPIPDIQDNEMLVKVKACSVCGTDNRIYRYGHFKVPEGVKRVLGHETSGEVVQVGSAIKGFQVGTRVALPPNVGCGTCHMCIRGYNQLCPNYQAFGISMDGGFAEYVKVPSFAVSNVIKIPDHVSYEEAAIAEPLSCVLHAYEAHRTVPGDTVLIIGPGPIGALHVMMNKMAGGRIIVAGRSDARLEQIKQYGADIVINNRESDLKEEIDRITDGRGVDVVITSNSDPEMQKVALEVAGYHGRVSLFGGLPKGKEFVTLNTNLIHYKELLVTATTGSSLLDVNKAMDMISTGKIDVKSLITAKFSIEDTVAALDYAAQGAGMKALITSEL, from the coding sequence ATGAAAGCAGCGTACTACTACGGTATTGGTGATATTCGTATAGAAGATGTACCCATTCCGGATATACAAGACAACGAGATGCTTGTAAAGGTTAAGGCTTGCTCGGTTTGCGGAACGGACAATCGTATTTATAGATACGGGCATTTCAAAGTTCCAGAGGGTGTAAAGCGTGTGCTTGGACACGAAACTTCCGGAGAAGTCGTCCAAGTTGGTTCCGCGATCAAAGGCTTCCAGGTCGGAACGCGCGTTGCTCTGCCGCCCAATGTGGGATGCGGCACATGTCATATGTGTATACGAGGTTATAACCAGCTTTGTCCAAATTATCAAGCTTTCGGAATTAGTATGGATGGCGGCTTTGCGGAATATGTCAAAGTTCCTTCCTTTGCCGTAAGCAACGTAATTAAAATTCCGGACCATGTAAGCTACGAGGAGGCAGCCATTGCAGAACCGCTTTCTTGTGTGCTGCATGCCTATGAAGCTCATCGAACAGTTCCTGGCGATACGGTGCTGATTATTGGCCCCGGACCTATCGGCGCCCTTCATGTGATGATGAATAAAATGGCCGGCGGACGCATTATCGTTGCGGGGAGATCGGACGCGCGTCTTGAACAAATCAAGCAATACGGAGCGGACATTGTTATTAACAACAGAGAATCCGATTTAAAAGAAGAGATTGACCGAATCACGGATGGACGCGGCGTAGATGTCGTGATTACATCCAATTCCGACCCCGAGATGCAGAAGGTCGCGCTTGAAGTCGCAGGTTATCACGGTCGTGTCTCGTTATTCGGAGGATTACCTAAAGGCAAGGAATTCGTGACGTTGAATACGAACCTCATTCACTATAAGGAACTTCTCGTAACGGCGACTACAGGCTCTAGTTTGCTGGATGTAAACAAGGCTATGGATATGATTTCTACCGGTAAAATCGATGTGAAATCGCTCATTACTGCCAAATTTTCAATTGAAGATACGGTGGCTGCTTTGGACTATGCGGCACAGGGCGCTGGTATGAAGGCACTGATCACATCAGAACTTTAA
- a CDS encoding MurR/RpiR family transcriptional regulator, giving the protein MIRGAPPLEEGNHTLHQDVFRLINKKIAYLNPALRRIADYILENPSQCKIITTKELAAACNVAESTITRFVKEIGLDSYQELKIGIAEALTMNDTSSLSTEDNYVYEDITRTDTPEMILEKVLYRNVQTMTETKQRLNIGELGKAVAAIDQANTILFSSMGSSRAAAVSGVMRFTRAGKKSMLLGDTSSLLMSAAIASPEDVLIGISNSGRSKDVVDSMKLAQSKGARTIGITSFEDSPLTKYSDIILFTSAKSSNEGSALYWEAAASKTAQILVLDLIYASYAAKNFTKTMNYMEETFKVLRSSREK; this is encoded by the coding sequence ATGATACGAGGTGCACCGCCATTGGAAGAAGGAAATCATACCCTACACCAGGATGTTTTTAGACTTATTAACAAAAAGATTGCCTATCTGAATCCTGCTCTTCGTCGGATTGCTGATTATATTCTGGAAAATCCGAGTCAGTGTAAGATCATTACCACCAAGGAATTAGCTGCCGCTTGTAATGTTGCAGAATCCACCATCACGCGATTCGTCAAAGAAATCGGCTTGGATAGCTATCAAGAGTTGAAAATCGGTATCGCCGAGGCATTAACGATGAACGATACGTCCAGTTTGTCCACGGAAGATAATTATGTCTATGAGGACATTACTCGCACGGATACACCAGAAATGATTCTGGAGAAAGTTCTGTACCGCAATGTTCAAACGATGACAGAAACCAAGCAGCGCCTAAACATCGGGGAGCTTGGCAAAGCTGTGGCAGCAATCGACCAAGCCAATACGATCCTCTTCAGCAGCATGGGTTCTTCAAGGGCAGCAGCGGTATCAGGCGTAATGCGCTTCACGAGGGCCGGCAAGAAAAGTATGCTGCTTGGCGACACAAGCTCGCTGCTGATGAGTGCGGCAATTGCAAGCCCCGAAGATGTCCTGATTGGGATCAGCAACTCGGGTCGTTCTAAGGATGTTGTCGATTCAATGAAACTCGCGCAATCCAAAGGAGCACGAACGATTGGTATTACTTCGTTTGAAGATTCACCTTTAACGAAGTATTCGGATATTATCTTGTTCACATCAGCCAAATCGTCCAATGAGGGTTCTGCGCTTTATTGGGAAGCGGCTGCATCCAAAACAGCGCAAATTCTGGTGCTGGATTTAATCTACGCCTCGTACGCAGCCAAAAATTTCACGAAAACGATGAATTATATGGAAGAAACCTTTAAGGTGCTTCGCAGTTCAAGAGAGAAATGA